A stretch of Lactiplantibacillus brownii DNA encodes these proteins:
- the fni gene encoding type 2 isopentenyl-diphosphate Delta-isomerase, translated as MPQSKQSHRKDEHVSLAEKYYHAEQPSDFDQIRIRHDALPETTVAEISTATTIGPWHWSSPLYIEAMTGGSIQTGKLNARLGKIAAACKLPIATGSQSVAIKDPSLAPTFSAMRTNNPNGLIFGNLGAGHSLTAAHTAIEMLHADALELHLNVVQEIVMPEGDRDFKWLANIQQLVAELALPVIVKEVGFGISKPTMQQLYAAGVRYLDLGGHGGTNFAEIENRRRPLREMSYLSSYGLSTVESLLAVKNHPKDLTIFAAGGIRHPLDVLKALMLGADAVGIAGVVLHALLHHTDDEVIAMLNSWQYQLRLLMALVGAKQLSDLSQMTDKLIYSPQLLAYTKSL; from the coding sequence ATGCCACAAAGTAAACAATCACATCGTAAAGACGAACATGTCTCACTGGCAGAAAAATACTATCACGCCGAACAGCCCAGTGATTTTGACCAAATCCGGATTCGACACGACGCTTTGCCCGAAACGACAGTGGCCGAAATTTCAACCGCAACCACGATTGGCCCGTGGCATTGGTCCTCACCGTTATACATTGAAGCTATGACTGGTGGGTCAATCCAAACGGGCAAACTCAATGCGCGCCTAGGAAAAATCGCAGCTGCATGCAAATTGCCTATTGCAACTGGTTCTCAAAGCGTGGCCATTAAAGATCCTAGTCTGGCCCCAACCTTCAGTGCGATGCGCACTAACAATCCGAATGGTCTCATTTTTGGTAATTTAGGTGCCGGACATTCTTTAACCGCCGCTCACACTGCCATCGAAATGTTACACGCTGATGCCTTGGAACTGCACTTAAATGTGGTCCAGGAAATCGTGATGCCAGAAGGTGATCGTGATTTCAAATGGCTGGCAAACATTCAACAATTGGTCGCCGAATTAGCCTTACCCGTCATCGTTAAAGAAGTCGGCTTCGGTATCTCTAAACCAACCATGCAACAACTCTATGCAGCCGGCGTCCGTTACTTAGATTTAGGCGGACACGGCGGGACTAATTTTGCTGAAATCGAGAATCGGCGCCGACCCTTGCGTGAAATGAGCTATCTCAGTTCATACGGTCTCTCAACGGTCGAATCGTTGCTCGCAGTAAAAAACCATCCCAAAGATTTAACGATCTTTGCGGCTGGGGGCATTCGACATCCACTCGATGTTTTAAAAGCGTTAATGCTTGGCGCAGATGCCGTTGGTATCGCTGGCGTCGTACTACACGCCCTATTACATCACACGGACGACGAAGTCATCGCAATGCTAAATAGTTGGCAATACCAATTACGCTTGTTAATGGCACTAGTTGGTGCTAAGCAACTATCAGATTTATCTCAAATGACTGACAAGCTGATTTATTCGCCACAACTATTGGCTTATACAAAAAGCTTATAA
- the mvaD gene encoding diphosphomevalonate decarboxylase — translation MSKIVIAKAHTNIALVKYWGKKDPKLMLPQNGSISLTLDHFYTETSVQFSTHASEDQITFNDTQLSPVKAQRIVKFLDLIRAKSGQSARAIVKTRNHVPTSAGLASSASGFAALAAAGSRAAGLKLSLTDLSRLARRGSGSATRSIFGGFVEWHAGEDDLSSYAEPLQDPVDWDIQMIAVVLKATKKPISSTAGMQRVVATSPYYPAWVQTANRDLIAMRQAIADRDLTAVGTLAETNAMRMHALNLSAQPAFNYFTAETLTTINAVQDLRAQGINCYYTLDAGPNVKIICASKDTKAITTALQRHFRADQLIIAQPGPGISITEA, via the coding sequence TTGCCAAAGCCCACACCAACATTGCGTTGGTCAAATATTGGGGTAAAAAGGATCCAAAACTGATGTTACCGCAAAATGGCAGCATCTCTTTAACGTTAGATCATTTTTACACCGAGACCAGTGTGCAGTTTTCGACTCACGCCAGCGAAGACCAAATTACGTTCAATGACACTCAATTGTCGCCAGTAAAAGCCCAACGAATCGTCAAATTTTTGGATTTGATTCGAGCTAAAAGCGGCCAATCAGCTCGTGCTATCGTCAAAACGCGCAACCACGTCCCCACTTCTGCTGGCCTCGCTTCATCAGCTTCCGGTTTCGCAGCATTGGCCGCAGCTGGGAGTCGCGCTGCTGGCTTAAAGCTCTCACTGACTGATCTCAGCCGGTTGGCACGTCGGGGCTCGGGCTCTGCCACACGCTCTATCTTTGGTGGCTTCGTCGAATGGCATGCTGGCGAAGATGACTTGAGTTCATACGCCGAGCCACTCCAAGATCCTGTTGATTGGGATATTCAAATGATCGCAGTCGTCTTAAAAGCAACCAAAAAACCCATCAGCTCGACCGCCGGAATGCAACGGGTTGTTGCAACTTCGCCCTATTATCCGGCCTGGGTGCAGACTGCTAATCGTGATCTCATCGCCATGCGCCAAGCCATTGCTGATCGTGATCTAACAGCGGTTGGCACGTTGGCAGAAACTAATGCGATGCGGATGCACGCCTTAAATCTCAGCGCACAACCGGCTTTTAACTACTTCACTGCCGAGACGTTGACGACCATTAACGCCGTTCAGGACTTGCGCGCCCAGGGGATTAACTGTTATTATACTTTGGATGCGGGCCCGAACGTTAAAATCATCTGTGCTAGCAAGGATACCAAAGCCATTACCACGGCGTTGCAACGCCACTTTCGCGCAGATCAACTGATTATTGCCCAACCCGGACCTGGGATTTCAATAACCGAAGCTTAA
- a CDS encoding phosphomevalonate kinase, whose product MITVKAPGKLYIAGEYAVVEHGFPAIIVALDQFVTATISPSDTFGSIVSKQYQENSIFWRRQGDEMVFDNRDNPFHYILSAINLTESYAHEAGRNLGVYHLGINSELDSADGKKYGLGSSAAVTVATVKALCQFYRLPMDKNKLFKLAAIAHLSVQGNGSLGDIAASVYGGWIAYHSFDRDWLQVQRQKTSLTALLAMDWPDLKIDLLTPPSDLRLMIGWTGSPASTSHLVDKVALVKAKQRGEYQTFLQDSKACLKRMIAGFHAGDLATIQTELRRNRTLLQSLGDFSQVTIETPILKRMISIAETAGAAAKTSGAGGGDCGIVLIDRAINPQPLLQAWANDGIERLNLNVHTVADNPIS is encoded by the coding sequence ATGATTACGGTGAAAGCACCTGGAAAGCTCTACATTGCGGGGGAATATGCAGTAGTGGAGCATGGATTTCCAGCCATTATCGTGGCGTTAGATCAATTTGTTACAGCGACGATTTCACCAAGTGACACTTTCGGGAGTATCGTTTCAAAACAGTACCAAGAAAATTCAATCTTCTGGCGTCGCCAAGGTGACGAAATGGTGTTTGACAACCGGGATAATCCCTTTCACTATATTCTCTCTGCCATCAATTTAACTGAAAGTTACGCCCACGAAGCTGGTCGCAATTTAGGCGTCTACCATTTGGGAATTAACAGTGAGCTAGATAGCGCTGATGGTAAAAAATACGGTCTAGGCTCTTCGGCTGCCGTAACCGTTGCGACGGTCAAGGCCTTGTGCCAATTCTATCGTTTACCGATGGATAAAAATAAATTATTCAAGTTAGCGGCCATCGCGCACCTCTCCGTCCAAGGTAATGGGTCATTAGGAGACATCGCTGCCAGTGTTTATGGTGGTTGGATCGCCTATCACTCGTTTGACCGTGACTGGCTACAAGTTCAACGGCAAAAAACGTCTTTGACGGCATTATTAGCCATGGACTGGCCGGATTTAAAAATCGACCTCTTAACGCCACCCAGTGACTTGCGCTTGATGATTGGTTGGACCGGCTCGCCCGCTTCTACCTCACATTTAGTCGACAAAGTTGCCTTGGTCAAAGCCAAACAACGTGGCGAATATCAAACTTTTCTACAGGATAGTAAGGCCTGCCTCAAGCGGATGATCGCAGGCTTTCATGCTGGTGATCTGGCAACGATCCAAACTGAATTACGGCGAAACCGGACCCTTTTACAATCACTTGGCGATTTTAGTCAGGTGACGATTGAAACGCCAATCCTAAAACGGATGATTTCGATTGCCGAAACGGCTGGTGCCGCTGCCAAGACTTCGGGTGCCGGTGGTGGTGACTGTGGCATTGTGTTAATTGATCGCGCCATCAATCCCCAACCACTCTTACAGGCTTGGGCAAATGACGGCATCGAACGGTTAAACTTAAATGTACATACCGTCGCAGATAATCCTATTTCGTAG
- a CDS encoding LURP-one-related/scramblase family protein encodes MRKLYLNQKVWSMRDKFAVLDAQSRPVYRAVGSLFKIPKQFEILNLEDKVLATVTKKPFAWRPAFKLELGNQQAATIRKQWTLFKPRYELSAVGLTVTGDFWDMNFKVVRQGRIIGSVSKRWFSVGDKYEMTVQDQADELLLVGLVIAIDYVKRTEAAIASRSATSQ; translated from the coding sequence GTGCGAAAGTTATATTTAAATCAGAAAGTTTGGTCCATGCGGGACAAGTTTGCAGTGTTGGATGCCCAATCACGCCCCGTTTATCGGGCGGTGGGGAGTTTGTTCAAAATTCCTAAACAGTTTGAAATTCTCAATTTAGAGGACAAAGTTTTAGCAACTGTGACCAAAAAGCCATTTGCGTGGCGTCCCGCATTCAAGCTAGAGCTAGGGAATCAGCAAGCTGCAACGATTCGCAAGCAGTGGACGCTTTTTAAACCGCGTTATGAACTCTCAGCGGTGGGACTCACGGTGACGGGCGACTTTTGGGATATGAATTTTAAAGTCGTCCGCCAGGGGCGCATCATTGGTAGCGTGTCGAAACGTTGGTTTAGTGTTGGCGACAAGTATGAGATGACAGTGCAAGATCAAGCCGATGAGTTGTTGCTCGTTGGTTTGGTCATTGCGATTGATTACGTTAAGCGTACCGAAGCCGCGATAGCCAGTCGTTCAGCAACTAGCCAATAA